The Nitriliruptor alkaliphilus DSM 45188 genome includes a region encoding these proteins:
- a CDS encoding SURF1 family protein, with translation MRSLLRPTALASHVVVLAVVVALASLGQWQFQRLEERREQNQRLEQRAGAPAVDVAELASGGPVDDDALEYRRVTATGTYLADEELLLEGRELRGQSGRDSFVPLELDDGTLVLVRRGWVPRELGPPPLADAVPPSGEVTVEGYLERSVPQPGFGPRNPVDGQLTILQVPDVDRIARQLPGPTFPMIVRLTAQDPPPVRSEAVAARGLDALPVVYPEEPFDEGSHLSYALQWYSFAVLALIAYGAYWFKRLREERAVPPTGTPPAAGAADPPPAPVGSGQPPL, from the coding sequence ATGCGATCCCTCTTGCGCCCCACCGCCCTGGCCTCCCACGTGGTGGTCCTGGCCGTGGTCGTGGCGCTCGCCAGCCTGGGACAGTGGCAGTTCCAGCGGCTCGAGGAGCGCCGGGAGCAGAACCAGCGGCTCGAGCAGCGGGCGGGTGCCCCGGCCGTCGACGTCGCCGAACTCGCGTCGGGCGGACCGGTCGACGACGACGCCCTCGAGTACCGGCGGGTCACCGCGACGGGGACCTACCTCGCCGACGAGGAGCTGCTCCTCGAGGGACGTGAGCTGCGGGGCCAGAGCGGGCGAGACTCCTTCGTCCCGCTCGAGCTCGATGACGGCACGCTGGTGCTGGTCCGGCGCGGCTGGGTCCCGCGCGAGCTCGGCCCACCTCCGCTCGCCGACGCCGTACCCCCGAGCGGCGAGGTGACCGTCGAGGGCTACCTCGAACGCAGCGTGCCGCAGCCGGGCTTCGGTCCACGCAACCCCGTGGACGGGCAGCTGACGATCCTCCAGGTCCCCGACGTCGACCGCATCGCGCGCCAGCTACCGGGTCCGACGTTCCCGATGATCGTGCGGCTGACGGCGCAGGATCCGCCGCCTGTTCGCTCCGAGGCCGTCGCCGCCCGCGGCCTCGATGCGCTCCCTGTGGTCTACCCGGAGGAACCGTTCGACGAGGGCAGCCACCTGTCGTACGCGCTGCAGTGGTACAGCTTCGCCGTGCTGGCCCTGATCGCCTACGGGGCCTACTGGTTCAAGCGTCTCCGCGAGGAACGGGCGGTGCCTCCCACCGGCACCCCGCCGGCGGCCGGAGCGGCGGACCCACCCCCCGCACCGGTCGGCTCGGGTCAGCCGCCGCTGTAG
- a CDS encoding NAD(P)/FAD-dependent oxidoreductase gives MRIAVIGTGISGLASAWLLSPRHEVHVFERETRLGGHTHTVRVPRVGTPGGAPEDGGDLSVDTGFVVYNEATYPLLVRLFDELGVTTQPSDMSWSLRCERCDLEYAGSARGVVAQPGNLVRPSYLRMLTDIARFNRLGASLVDDPRADELALGRFLLAAGFEHGFRHHYLQPMAAAIWSSGTQDIETLPLGTLLRFFANHGLLGVTTHHPWRTVVGGTSSYIAPLSAPFADRIHRGDGVAAIERDLDGVTVRTASGASARFDAVVLATQADEALALLVDPRREEKELLGAWGYRDNATYLHTDTALLPRSRDAWASWNYLLDDCQTPSQRVSLSYHMNRLQTLDEPREYVVTLNPTVPPREGTVLRRLDYRHPTYSPEAVATQSRLDELNGRDRTFHVGAYQRYGFHEDGLWSAVRAVSHLGIRWPA, from the coding sequence GTGCGCATCGCTGTCATCGGGACCGGGATCTCCGGCCTCGCCAGCGCCTGGTTGCTGTCCCCACGTCACGAGGTGCACGTGTTCGAGCGTGAGACCCGCCTCGGTGGCCACACCCACACCGTGCGGGTCCCACGGGTCGGCACACCGGGGGGCGCACCGGAGGACGGCGGTGATCTGTCCGTCGACACGGGCTTCGTCGTCTACAACGAGGCCACCTACCCCCTGCTCGTGCGCCTGTTCGACGAGCTCGGGGTCACGACCCAGCCCTCCGACATGTCCTGGTCCCTGCGCTGCGAACGTTGTGACCTCGAGTACGCGGGGAGCGCCCGCGGGGTCGTGGCCCAGCCGGGCAACCTCGTGCGACCCTCGTACCTGCGGATGCTGACCGACATCGCCCGGTTCAACCGGCTCGGGGCCAGCCTGGTCGACGACCCGCGCGCCGACGAGCTGGCCCTCGGGCGGTTCCTGCTCGCCGCCGGGTTCGAGCACGGGTTCCGACACCACTACCTGCAGCCGATGGCGGCCGCGATCTGGTCCTCCGGTACGCAGGACATCGAGACCCTCCCCCTCGGCACCCTGCTGCGGTTCTTCGCCAACCATGGCCTCCTCGGCGTGACCACCCACCACCCGTGGCGGACCGTGGTGGGCGGTACCTCGTCCTACATCGCACCGCTGTCGGCACCCTTCGCCGACCGGATCCACCGGGGCGACGGCGTGGCCGCCATCGAACGTGACCTCGATGGCGTCACCGTCCGCACGGCATCCGGAGCCAGCGCACGGTTCGACGCGGTCGTCCTCGCGACGCAGGCCGACGAAGCGCTCGCCCTGCTCGTCGATCCCCGGCGCGAGGAGAAGGAGCTGCTCGGCGCGTGGGGCTACCGCGACAACGCGACCTACCTGCACACCGATACCGCCCTGCTTCCGCGGTCCCGCGACGCCTGGGCCTCGTGGAACTACCTGCTCGACGATTGCCAGACGCCCTCGCAGCGTGTATCGCTGAGCTACCACATGAACCGACTCCAGACCCTGGACGAGCCGCGCGAGTACGTCGTGACCCTCAACCCCACCGTCCCGCCCCGCGAGGGCACGGTCCTGCGGCGCCTCGACTACCGCCACCCCACGTACTCGCCGGAGGCGGTCGCCACCCAGAGCCGGCTCGACGAGCTCAACGGCCGGGACCGGACCTTCCACGTGGGGGCCTACCAGCGCTACGGCTTCCACGAGGACGGGCTCTGGTCGGCGGTCCGCGCCGTCAGCCACCTCGGCATCCGGTGGCCGGCGTGA
- a CDS encoding DM13 domain-containing protein, whose amino-acid sequence MGGEDRRTGASTAGWWQRLRARPALLGSLVAVGVGGIVFVLVWFQPQTLLFDDVVDEEFPLTGAGQDSAGAADENPADAAAEPDDPAEPADAEDAEDAEDAEDAEAAEGEAGAEAEPAGPVELAMGAFASRSRYSVEGQATTFRLEDGSHVLRLEDFASTNGPDLFVYLTTADADATDDELGAEFVDLGVLTGNIGNQNYVIPADVDLDRFDTVVIWCRRFTTAFGAADLTA is encoded by the coding sequence GTGGGTGGCGAGGATCGCAGGACGGGGGCATCGACCGCGGGGTGGTGGCAGCGGTTGCGGGCGAGGCCCGCGCTGCTCGGCAGCCTCGTCGCGGTCGGCGTCGGCGGCATCGTGTTCGTGCTGGTGTGGTTCCAACCGCAGACGCTGCTGTTCGACGACGTGGTCGACGAGGAGTTCCCGCTGACAGGTGCCGGGCAGGATTCGGCCGGGGCGGCCGACGAGAACCCTGCGGACGCAGCGGCCGAGCCGGACGACCCCGCCGAGCCCGCCGACGCGGAGGACGCGGAGGACGCGGAGGACGCGGAGGACGCGGAGGCGGCCGAGGGCGAGGCCGGCGCGGAGGCCGAACCCGCGGGACCGGTCGAGCTCGCGATGGGTGCGTTCGCCTCGCGCAGCCGGTACAGCGTCGAGGGCCAGGCCACGACCTTCCGCCTCGAGGACGGTTCGCACGTGCTTCGGCTCGAGGACTTCGCGTCCACCAACGGTCCCGACCTGTTCGTCTACCTCACCACGGCGGATGCCGACGCGACCGACGACGAGCTCGGTGCGGAGTTCGTCGACCTGGGCGTGCTGACCGGCAACATCGGGAACCAGAACTACGTCATCCCCGCGGACGTCGACCTCGACCGTTTCGACACCGTGGTGATCTGGTGCCGGCGCTTCACCACGGCCTTCGGTGCGGCGGACCTCACGGCGTGA
- a CDS encoding SAM-dependent methyltransferase — protein sequence MTRASTAAARRSHRPPTAAERRALATVSGMLAQLQVGAVEVRLPDGRVRIFGDPDAELRSDIDVRDWRFLTSLLHGASVGVGESYMAGYWTSSDLVALIRIVIANRRALRRITPAAVLNIAGDKLIHGMRANRLGQSKRNIEAHYDLSNELYALFLDDTMTYSAAYFPDATVTLEEAQEAKYARLAEKVRIDADCHVLEIGCGWGGFASYVARTHGCRVTGITLSEQQAAYARERMVREGLDHLVDVRVVDYRKVGGRFDRIVSIEMLEAVGHRYFGSFFETVDHLLAPDGLAVIQVITIPEQRYDDYRRRPDFIQRYIFPGGHLPSLEAISGAMGSNSELYVESSENIGVHYAETLRRWRERFMGNVEQVEQLGFDRRFVRMWEFYFAYCEGAFLARYINDLQLVLTRPMNGTLGIGPYGRELVPVREADLPPRRLRRTATDEVVA from the coding sequence GTGACCCGCGCCTCGACCGCCGCCGCCCGGCGGTCCCACCGGCCGCCGACCGCCGCGGAGCGGCGTGCGCTGGCCACCGTCTCGGGCATGCTCGCCCAGCTGCAGGTGGGTGCCGTCGAGGTGCGGCTGCCCGACGGCCGCGTGCGCATCTTCGGTGACCCTGACGCCGAGCTGCGGTCGGACATCGACGTCCGCGACTGGCGGTTCCTGACCTCCCTGCTGCACGGTGCATCGGTCGGTGTCGGCGAGTCGTACATGGCCGGGTACTGGACCTCCTCGGACCTGGTCGCGCTCATCCGGATCGTCATCGCCAACCGTCGCGCGCTGCGTCGCATCACGCCCGCGGCCGTGCTCAACATCGCCGGGGACAAGCTCATCCACGGGATGCGCGCCAATCGGCTCGGCCAGTCGAAGCGCAACATCGAGGCCCACTACGACCTCTCCAACGAGCTGTACGCCCTGTTCCTCGACGACACCATGACCTACTCGGCGGCCTACTTCCCCGACGCGACCGTGACCCTCGAGGAGGCCCAGGAGGCCAAGTACGCCCGCTTGGCCGAGAAGGTCCGGATCGACGCGGACTGCCACGTACTCGAGATCGGGTGCGGCTGGGGCGGGTTCGCCTCGTACGTCGCACGGACCCACGGCTGCCGGGTCACCGGGATCACGCTGTCGGAGCAACAGGCCGCCTACGCCCGCGAACGCATGGTGCGCGAGGGCCTCGACCACCTCGTCGACGTGCGGGTCGTGGACTACCGCAAGGTCGGGGGACGGTTCGACCGCATCGTGTCGATCGAGATGCTGGAGGCCGTGGGCCACCGCTACTTCGGGTCCTTCTTCGAGACCGTCGACCATCTGCTCGCACCCGACGGTCTGGCCGTGATCCAGGTCATCACCATCCCCGAGCAGCGGTACGACGACTACCGCCGTCGGCCCGACTTCATCCAGCGCTACATCTTCCCCGGCGGCCACCTGCCGTCGCTCGAGGCGATCTCGGGCGCGATGGGCAGCAACTCCGAGCTGTACGTCGAGAGCAGCGAGAACATCGGCGTCCACTACGCCGAGACGCTGCGCCGCTGGCGTGAGCGCTTCATGGGCAACGTCGAGCAGGTCGAGCAGCTCGGGTTCGATCGCCGCTTCGTGCGCATGTGGGAGTTCTACTTCGCCTACTGCGAGGGCGCCTTCCTGGCGCGCTACATCAACGACCTGCAGCTGGTCCTCACCCGCCCGATGAACGGCACCCTCGGGATCGGACCGTACGGCCGCGAGCTGGTCCCCGTCCGCGAGGCCGATCTGCCGCCACGCCGGCTCCGTCGGACCGCCACCGACGAGGTCGTGGCGTGA
- a CDS encoding DUF1365 family protein: protein MAGVSTRAPRRSSLYVGTVRHRRHRPRVNAFRYGVYWALLDVDELPELDRQVRGFGYRRRAITGFRDTDHFGPADVPVRIKLARWLADRGVDLPAGHVQVLTNLRVLGHVFNPVSWWFCHDVDGSLALVVAEVDNTFGESHSYLLDDLERRPDGTVRARTPKVFHVSPFLDVAGHTYEFAFVPPAERLLIRMDVREAAGALEEGELVLTATQDARRVPLTGVALGRTLLRYPLVTLRTVYLIHRQALRLWRLRTPLLRKPIPPDDGYADLGDARSARGSGPPTIPAPVVAGPAATVQELAS, encoded by the coding sequence GTGGCCGGCGTGAGCACCCGGGCTCCCCGCCGCTCGTCGCTGTACGTCGGGACCGTCCGCCACCGCCGGCACCGACCGCGGGTGAACGCGTTCCGGTACGGGGTCTACTGGGCGCTGCTCGACGTCGACGAGCTCCCCGAGCTCGACCGGCAGGTGCGCGGCTTCGGCTACCGCCGACGTGCCATCACGGGCTTCCGCGACACCGACCACTTCGGACCCGCCGACGTGCCCGTCCGCATCAAGCTCGCACGCTGGCTCGCTGACCGCGGCGTCGACCTGCCCGCCGGCCACGTCCAGGTCCTGACCAACCTCCGCGTGCTCGGCCACGTGTTCAACCCGGTCAGCTGGTGGTTCTGCCACGACGTGGACGGCTCGCTGGCCCTCGTCGTGGCCGAGGTGGACAACACCTTCGGTGAGTCGCACAGCTACCTGCTCGACGACCTCGAACGTCGTCCCGACGGCACCGTCCGTGCGAGGACGCCGAAGGTGTTCCACGTCTCGCCGTTCCTCGACGTTGCCGGCCACACCTACGAGTTCGCCTTCGTCCCCCCCGCGGAGCGCCTCCTGATCCGGATGGACGTCCGCGAGGCTGCCGGCGCGCTGGAGGAGGGCGAGCTCGTGCTCACCGCCACCCAGGACGCCCGTCGTGTGCCCCTGACCGGGGTCGCCCTCGGGCGCACGCTGCTGCGCTACCCGCTGGTGACGCTGCGGACCGTCTACCTGATCCACCGCCAGGCGCTCCGCCTGTGGCGCCTCCGCACCCCGTTGCTCCGCAAGCCCATCCCGCCCGACGACGGCTACGCCGACCTCGGGGACGCCCGGTCGGCACGAGGCAGCGGGCCACCCACCATCCCCGCCCCCGTGGTCGCCGGACCGGCGGCCACCGTCCAGGAGCTCGCCTCGTGA
- a CDS encoding Glu/Leu/Phe/Val family dehydrogenase, giving the protein MTDDLLSDATRRPQRAYEHAEISDELLHRLEQPSSSLKVSIPVRMDDGSLRVFPGYRVRFDDSRGPAKGGIRYHPDVDVREVTTLSYWMTFKTALLDLPFGGGKGGVRVDPRSLSTAELERLSRGYVSAVADALGPDIDIPAPDVATNELVMGWMADEYDKIVRGHVPAAFTGKPLALGGIPGRSSATSDGAFHVLRILRDRLLSGVETPTVAVQGFGNAGSQLAATLASDGYRVVAVSDSRAAVHDPDGLDVGKLVTHKQGTGSLEDPPVGEVIDAAELLALDVDVLVPAALEGAIHADNAGDLQARVVLEVANGPVTADADEILTEAGVEVVPDILANAGGVTVSWFEWIQGRSGDRWDAAAVEERLERRMVAETEHLTRVASGRDLPLVTAAYVIALERLSAAVDAQGTARTYSGG; this is encoded by the coding sequence GTGACCGACGATCTGCTGTCCGATGCGACCCGGCGCCCGCAGCGGGCCTACGAGCACGCCGAGATCTCCGACGAGCTGCTGCACCGGCTCGAGCAACCGAGCTCGTCGCTGAAGGTCTCCATCCCGGTCCGCATGGACGACGGGTCGCTGCGCGTCTTCCCCGGCTACCGCGTCCGCTTCGACGACTCGCGTGGGCCCGCGAAGGGCGGGATCCGGTACCACCCGGACGTGGACGTGCGCGAGGTCACCACGCTCAGCTACTGGATGACCTTCAAGACCGCGCTGCTCGACCTGCCGTTCGGTGGCGGCAAGGGCGGGGTCCGCGTCGACCCCCGGTCCCTGTCGACCGCCGAGCTCGAACGGCTCTCCCGCGGGTACGTCTCGGCGGTGGCCGACGCCCTCGGTCCCGACATCGACATCCCCGCGCCCGACGTGGCGACCAACGAGCTGGTGATGGGCTGGATGGCGGACGAGTACGACAAGATCGTCCGCGGACACGTGCCGGCGGCCTTCACGGGCAAACCGCTCGCCCTCGGTGGCATCCCCGGACGTTCGTCGGCCACCTCGGACGGGGCCTTCCACGTGCTGCGCATCCTGCGCGACCGGCTGCTGTCCGGGGTCGAGACGCCGACGGTCGCGGTCCAGGGGTTCGGCAACGCCGGCTCCCAGCTCGCCGCCACGCTCGCCTCCGACGGCTACCGCGTGGTCGCGGTCAGCGACTCACGGGCCGCCGTGCACGACCCGGACGGGCTGGACGTCGGCAAGCTCGTGACCCACAAGCAGGGGACCGGCAGCCTCGAGGATCCGCCTGTCGGTGAGGTGATCGACGCGGCCGAGCTGCTCGCCCTGGACGTGGACGTCTTGGTCCCCGCGGCCCTCGAGGGTGCGATCCACGCCGACAACGCCGGTGATCTCCAGGCTCGCGTCGTGCTCGAGGTGGCCAACGGACCCGTCACCGCCGATGCCGACGAGATCCTGACCGAGGCCGGGGTGGAGGTCGTCCCCGACATCCTGGCCAACGCCGGTGGGGTCACCGTCAGCTGGTTCGAGTGGATCCAGGGCCGGTCCGGCGACCGCTGGGACGCCGCGGCGGTCGAGGAGCGGCTCGAGCGCCGGATGGTCGCCGAGACCGAACACCTGACGCGGGTCGCCAGCGGCCGTGACCTGCCGCTGGTCACCGCCGCCTACGTGATCGCGCTCGAACGGCTGTCGGCCGCCGTGGACGCGCAGGGCACCGCCCGGACCTACAGCGGCGGCTGA
- a CDS encoding response regulator transcription factor — translation MPTTLLIAEDDYLVREGARSVLDAVDGLEVRGTAGDPTELLALLATNPVDVVILDIRMPPTYTTEGIELARRVRAEHPGTGIVVLSQHADPEYALELLQDGSHGVAYLLKERLGDADRLLQAIEEVQSGGSMLDPKIVSALLEAQRRRTASKLAGLTPRELEVLRRMASGKGNAAIARELSVSDRSVEKHTNAIFRKLGLSEELDLNRRVAAVLFYLQRGDLSSRGEVDADR, via the coding sequence GTGCCGACCACGCTGCTGATCGCCGAGGACGACTACCTCGTGCGGGAGGGAGCTCGCTCGGTCCTCGACGCCGTCGACGGGCTCGAGGTGCGCGGGACCGCCGGCGACCCCACCGAGCTGCTCGCGCTGCTCGCCACCAACCCGGTGGACGTGGTGATCCTCGACATCCGGATGCCACCGACCTACACCACCGAGGGGATCGAGCTCGCCCGTCGGGTCCGGGCGGAGCACCCCGGGACGGGGATCGTGGTGCTGTCCCAGCACGCGGACCCCGAGTACGCCCTCGAGCTGCTGCAGGACGGTTCCCACGGGGTGGCCTACCTGCTCAAGGAGCGGCTCGGCGACGCCGACCGGCTGCTGCAGGCCATCGAGGAGGTGCAGAGCGGTGGGTCGATGCTGGACCCCAAGATCGTCTCGGCCCTCCTCGAGGCCCAGCGACGCCGGACGGCATCCAAGCTCGCCGGCCTCACACCGCGGGAGCTCGAGGTCCTACGACGGATGGCGTCAGGGAAGGGGAACGCCGCCATCGCCCGGGAGCTGTCGGTCAGCGACCGGTCGGTCGAGAAGCACACCAACGCCATCTTCCGGAAGCTCGGCCTGTCCGAGGAACTCGACCTCAACCGCCGGGTCGCTGCCGTCCTGTTCTACCTGCAGCGCGGCGACCTGTCGTCCCGCGGTGAGGTCGATGCCGACCGGTAG
- a CDS encoding SAM-dependent methyltransferase, translated as MSRLPLGARLTDAVIDRGLLPDPLLRASIRRLLRARRGAITAGGAEARSQRKRALLRELAEAPLAIHTDEANEQHYEVPTELFELMLGPHLKYSSGYWPETSGELTLADAEEAMLRLTCDHAGLADGQDVLELGCGWGSLTLWMAERYPTSRITAVSNSATQREHIEKQAALRGLDNVRVLTCDVNALGVDAHADVVTPASFDRVVTVEMFEHVRNHGALTGRIATWLRPGGELFVHVFAHRSDPYPFDTGGSGDWMARHFFTGGLMPSDDLLLHAVRDLDVADHWVISGTHYARTLRAWLDNLDTHRDRAIQLLGETYGPRAATAWFHRWRVFDIACEELFAFAGGDEWHVSHYRFLSRPS; from the coding sequence GTGAGTCGCCTGCCGCTCGGCGCACGGCTGACCGACGCCGTCATCGACCGGGGCCTGCTGCCCGACCCGCTCCTGCGTGCGTCGATCAGGCGGCTGCTGCGGGCGCGACGTGGCGCCATCACCGCCGGTGGGGCCGAGGCCCGGTCGCAGCGCAAGCGCGCCCTGCTGCGTGAACTGGCCGAGGCGCCGCTCGCGATCCACACCGACGAGGCCAACGAGCAGCACTACGAGGTCCCGACCGAGCTGTTCGAGCTGATGCTCGGGCCGCATCTGAAGTACTCCTCCGGCTACTGGCCCGAGACCTCGGGCGAGCTCACGCTGGCCGACGCCGAGGAGGCCATGCTGCGGCTGACCTGCGACCACGCCGGGCTCGCCGACGGCCAGGACGTGCTCGAGCTCGGCTGCGGCTGGGGGTCGCTGACCCTGTGGATGGCCGAGCGCTACCCCACCTCGCGCATCACCGCCGTGTCGAACTCCGCGACCCAGCGCGAGCACATCGAGAAGCAGGCCGCCCTTCGCGGCCTCGACAACGTCCGCGTGCTGACCTGCGACGTCAACGCCCTCGGTGTGGACGCCCACGCCGACGTGGTGACGCCGGCCAGCTTCGACCGGGTGGTGACGGTCGAGATGTTCGAGCACGTGCGCAACCACGGGGCGTTGACGGGGCGGATCGCGACGTGGCTGCGGCCCGGCGGCGAGCTGTTCGTCCACGTGTTCGCGCACCGGTCCGACCCCTACCCCTTCGACACCGGCGGCAGCGGCGACTGGATGGCACGCCACTTCTTCACCGGTGGTCTGATGCCCTCCGACGACCTCCTCCTCCACGCGGTGCGCGACCTCGACGTCGCCGACCACTGGGTCATCTCCGGGACCCACTACGCCCGGACGCTGCGGGCCTGGCTCGACAACCTCGACACCCACCGCGATCGGGCGATCCAGCTGCTCGGCGAGACCTACGGGCCCCGGGCTGCGACCGCGTGGTTCCACCGGTGGCGGGTCTTCGACATCGCCTGTGAGGAGCTGTTCGCCTTCGCCGGCGGCGACGAGTGGCACGTCAGCCACTACCGGTTCCTCTCGCGCCCCTCGTGA